A stretch of DNA from Triticum dicoccoides isolate Atlit2015 ecotype Zavitan chromosome 2A, WEW_v2.0, whole genome shotgun sequence:
CAGTAAATTATGAGTTGGTGCCAACTGCAAATTATGGAGTTAGCTCACTAAAGTGTATTCCTTCTTAATGGTCATACAATAGCCATACAGAAAGATGCTTGTAAAGCAATAGGTTCAAGATTAAAAAGTTAATAGATGATAGGGCCATCCATTGCAGATAAATAATATCAACTCGGTCATTTACAGCAAATTCAATTCATCAAATAGAAACAACCAAGGCTAACTAAAAAGAGTGCTCTGTAACTATTAACTTCCAGAAAGCAACGTCAAATACTAAAAGGAACGATGTGCCAATTCAACAAATAGAAacaacaagattaacaaaaaaGAAGTGCTCCATAGTTATTAATTCAAAAAAGAGGCATGCTAGACTAAAAACTATGAACTAAAAGTGTCAATAAATTAGAATAATTGTAAGCTGGAATATGGCACATGATTAGAGTTATACCAATTTCTGCTTTGAATCTAAAGAACCCTGGCCCAATCACCTCACTTTTGCAATCATAAAGAGAATCTACAACCTGCAAGATGTAATAACATCAGCTTCATAACAAAGCTTCTGAGCATTGTACTATGAAATAAAGTCATCCGGAAGTTACCGGATCAGATTTCAGAAATTCAAGAACTCGCTGCATGTCATGATCATCAATGGCCCTACCAATTAAAGCATGCCTGTTCCTCTGGATGAGAAAAATCGCAACCTACAGAGATAGCACAAATGTTGAATCTtgctttgaaacaaggcatggGCAGGAATGAACAAACAGATGCAAATCCTGAACAAACCATCAGAGCAAAGATAACCCAGATGAAAACATATAGTGGTCATTTTAAGTATGGCCGATGGATTTTGCAGAAACCATTTGTGTGAGAATTATGGGTATACTTGAAGCCCTTATTCAGTTCCAATAGCATTTAGTGAAAACATTAATTGGTTGAAGCCTGTCGACAGTCATTGTAATAGTCTATTTATAGTTCTGCATAAAAAAAAGGAAATTGTGGTTTTTAAAGCTTACAAGTTTATTTTCAAGTGAAACTGATTGTAGTTATCCTAGTTTTATCCCATACTAACCAAACTAGGTTTTATAATGTTAGGCTAACAAACATGTTACTCTGGCATAACTTTCTCATGGGTTATTCACAGGTACTCACTCCGTTCACGATGTTCTAACTTTCTTCTgaatcagatgtatatagacgcattttagtgtgtttgttcacttatttcattccgtatgtagtccatattgaaatacatagtgtgtttgttcacttaatagtgaacggagggagtaataaataggAAGTGTTGCCTCACAGTACCAATTCTCCTTAGTTTACCTAACACTAGAGCATGGATAGCATACACAGCTTCACTATGAAACCAAATGCAGGATGTGTGAGGCAAGTTATACAAAAAAAACTGAATAAACCAGCAATCAAATAAAAGTTTAATAGAACATACTTCAGACTTAACGCAATTAAcaaaaaaacatacatcaagaaacataacaccgcTATAGCAGACTAGCGGTGGCAGTTATGAAACTTTTGGCCTTAGAGCTTCACAAATCAAACAAATGCAGCCTATGCAGCGTGCCACTTCAACAGATAGCGCATATTGCTTGTATGAGTGTTATAACAGCCAAGATACTGTTCTATCTGGCACACAGATGAACATAGCATCATTTGACACTTTCTGGCAATAGATTGAAGCTAACAGATCATAAAAACAATAAAGAGATGAGAAAATTCTACAATCTGATAACATACCACGATGAGTCCATGCCAGAACAAAGATAATTtcgatacaacaacaacaacaaagcctttagtcccaaacaagttggggtagggtaGAGCTGAAAccaataagatctcgcaaccaactcatggttctaaTAAAGATAATTTCAATAAGGACATATAATTGGGTAGAGAGTTCAAATGGCAGAATGTGTGGCTTTGCTTCAATGCGAAAACATGACGATATTCATTTCAATTTGTTTCAGATTCTCATGAAAATGTGTACAGAAAATATGGCAAAATTGTCAGTAGGGCAGCATAATTCAAGTACAGAGCACAAATACATTTGTATTgactctactccctccgtccggtgaaaaatgtacatctagaaattttaggacaaattatgaagtgaagtaaaaaatgcattgggaagatgcaagccaccatctctctcctctttaattacccaacccccaatgagctaagtgcatgtagaaattaagaagattatgtatagaatgctattggtcttgattaccgtgtgatgagagaAAATAGTTTAAAGTGCATTGGGAAGGTAGAAGTACACTCTTTGGTGGACAAATTTTAAACCCAAACGTACACTtttcaccggacggagggagtacgtttgTACAAACAGAGCAAATATAAGCTGACAGAAGCAAAACAGAAAAACATGAAACGGAAAAATTAGCATACCATTCCAAGTAAGTTACCAACAATGATGGAACCAATTGGATCATAGATGGGGTTTCCTGTCATTTGAACAGCCACCAAAGATGCTGCTGCAATAGCAAGACCTGTAACAGCAGCACCATCCTGTCGGACAATTATTGGGATATGAGAAGGAATCAAGGGAGTTAAGAAGGAATAAATGGTAACTGGTAAGTAAAGAAGAAATATGATTAAGACAGCAAATGCGGGCAACTAAATTAATCATAAAAAAAGGGCACAGATGCAAGTTCAGGATTTCAGTTGCAGGAAGTGATTGGACTAGAAGAGAGAGGAACTAAGGTAGTTTAGAACACATTACTCACTTCAGTCATAACAGCAACTGAAGTTGGATCATGACCACGCCAGATGTAGTCTCTGATACTCATTCCTTCTGCTGCTGCACCTTTCTTAACAGCCTTTATAGCAACAAGAAGTGAAGCACCTAGAGAGACAACAGCATCTGTCAACTAAAACCATACTAAATAACTAAAGCAAATAAAGAGAACAGGTTTTCGTGAATAACACCTTCAATTAGGATCGACCCACCAATCACTAATGCAGCATAGTGAATGTTCTCGGGAGGCTGTGTAATATAAGTATAAGATATGAAAACTGTACTTGGGATAAGATTTGATGATAAAATGGAATGTACATGCAAAAATTCTCTACTGAACCAAATGATACACTCGCATCATACTTGAGAACTCCACAAGTTCTGAACTCCATTCACAATAGTAGCACCTGAACCCAAGCAAAATATTCCAACTGCGGATATCAAAGACCATACAAATCTTTCTTTTGAATAACCATAGCTGCAAAAGAGATTAAGCTAGGGTAAGCAATCATTAAGTCAAGACACAGGGCACCACATCAATTTATGTCATATATAGACAGTCTTATCACTGGTTCTCTAGAGACTATTATTTATTATACAGTGATTAATACCAGGGTTCTTCCTTATCACTAATATTCCAGTAAAAAAAGGAGATCTTTGTTGACAAAGCATGCATTGAAAATCAAAGAGTTATACATACGGGTGTAGAGCATCTGGAGCACGTCTTGAACTTCTCAGACCATATGCAAGAAGAGCCTGAATTTTGATAGGCAGTTAGTCTCTGGGTATGATACTTCACTCCAGGTCAAGAAATAGACAAGAAAAAAAGAAACACAAACTTAAGTTGCAAAGGGTAAAGTTACCTGGTTAGCAAAGTCTGCCACCGAATGTACTAGCTCAGCTAGCATAACATGACTAGATGTTGAAAACCACACACCAAACTTCAGCGTGAAGACAAGGAAATTACACCAAAGTGCCGTGTTAACCGCTCGATGGCTGAGATCAAATCAACAGGAGTTGCATGAAACGAAGTGTATATCAATACAGAACCTTGAGAAATAATTCAAGCATGCAATAATAAATTAATGGTCACTATTTTGCAAATAATTGCTAACGCAAATATTAAATAACTCATATGATAATACACAAAACTGAATACCCTTAATGACAGTGCAATGAGTATTTCATAGAGAAAGACCATCATAATTCATACTTCATCATAAATGAAAAAAATATTCAGAGTGGATCTTCTTCCTCGGTTTGGATGGAGGAATAGCTTCCATCTGTCCTCTAAAATGGAAAAGGTACCTACTCTCAAGCATAGATAGCATCATCACTCCCATCACAATCATTACTCTTCCATCATTGTAAATGGAATAACATTTCTGTCCAGTAACAATATAGAGGCAATAGCACTTCTGTCCCATCATAGCACACAAGTATATTCCAAGAGCAATTAAAATGGTTCCTTAAGAAAAGCATGGCCGAAACACACAAATCCATCAATTGATTGATTAATAGCAGTGTGCCAATCACGCAGTTTTTAGAACAAAAAGGATCATTCGAATTACCTGTGCTCATCGTCGAAGTGTGTCTGCTTCTTGGTCTTGGCGACACGCAAAGAATAACCTGCGGCCCAACAGGAACAGCAACAATACCAAACGTAAGATGCCTCATAAACCCCAGAATGAGGACACGGACAGGAAAAGGGAAGGGGACACTGATCTTACTGCGGGAGATGGTGAGCAGGACAGGGGGCGCGTCCGCGACGGTGCTTCGTGGCGGTGACGCTGCCGGGGGTAACGTCCGCCACCCGCGGAGGCCAAGGAGGCCGGGGGCACCGGATGCGGAGCCGAGGAGCGGGCGGGGCGAGAATGGCGGAGGCGGGGGCGTTGGGTGTCGATCCTCGCGGTCGTCGTCGcggcggaggaggtggtggagtgGAAAGGGCGAGGGGACGAGGGGGCGGGACGAGGAtgagaggaggcggaggcggagggcggcggcggcggcgagagggcGGCGCATTTAGGGATGCCGGCCCCGCCGGTGGTGCTGTTCCTGCTGCCGCGGGCGTGGCGCAGCTTCCATTCGAGGGAAAGCGATAGAAGAACGGAAAGGAAGGAGAGCTAGGTGGGTTTGGGGGATTCTGGGTGCACCGTGGGCTGGACTGGGCTCGGCGTTGGGACCCGAAAAGGTGAAAGACGAGCTTGCAAGTTAGGGTTCGGTTGTCTCAAAAGATAAAGTTAGGGTTCGGTGTCCTGTAAAACTAGGCTTTTCCTCGAATAAAAATGTGAAAGTAAGCTTTTCCTGTAAAATCGTGTTAAAAAAATCTTTTTTAATAGTTTGAATTGCTTACCACATCTATCACGTGGTAAAAAAAAAGACTTATATTGTAAAAGCAGCAAGCAAACCAAACATATGATCGTACGCTTGAATTCACCATGTTTACTCACAAACATACCTATTTTTTCTCTAGAAAACCAAGGCATAACATCGTACGTATGGACTCACCATGCTTACTGAGTGATAGAGTTATGATACTTGCTTTAGAAAAGGCTAGCACATATGACGTGTGTTGTAACAAGAGAACAAGATTATCACATGACATAACGTAAATAAGCCTACAGTCATGTTGTCACTTATCGTTGTTTCCTCCCTCGTCGGTGGGCCGCATATTCACCTGATCACAACATGTTGAAACATGGTCAATCCTAAGGTGTTGTGGCCGGTCATCGCGCGACACACCTGTCATTGAACCACGCCAGCACAGGAGGATGGGCGGCATCGAAGGACAAATCCGTTTGAGTAGCCTATCATTCACTATGCTACTGCATGCGTGTGATGTTCGCTAGAGGGGAATGTCCTTTGTggctaagcattttgatgtatgttTTAAACTGATGCTTAGAGACTGGCCCGTTTGTCAATCTCTAGGATCATCATCCAACAATTAATGGTGTCGAAAGTGAAGGTGCCACTGTCAGAGGGGAGAAGTTTCAAGGGAGCGACACCTACGCAAACACTAGGGAACATCGACGTGTCCATCACCGGAACTAGAGTGCTCATCTTGCCCTACTTTTGTGACACTACCAGTTGCTCGATGGTGTCGACATGGCCACAATACCTCAGATAAAGTGTGCTTGAATTGTGCATGAACCAGAAAGATGAAACATACCTATAAAGTTTATATTATAAAATGGAGACAGCCAAGGGGATATTTTCTCGTGAATTAAAAAAATGCTTCTCACGGATTAAGGAGCAGATTACTACCTAGATTGTGTCCACAGACAAATAGATGGAGCATTTTCTTATTCATTGCTCTAGCGATCAAGGCATCCAACTTTTATGTcaataaaaaacagcaacaactagaTACGAACATGATGGCCTTTGTGATCCAATTTGAATAGTGAAGGTTCTCTGCCTTCCTTAAGGAGTGACCCTAAGTTATCGAACCCATAAGAGGATGTGCACTACGACAAAGTCTCTAACAAGTCTTTTTTTAACGAATTAAATTCCTGTTTTCCGACCGGACATTTAACAACCTTAGGGGTGTAAAAAATGGTATTAAAAACATGCATGAGTATGAGGTCTTATTCTCACAACCTTAAACTTGCGTTGAGGATCTTAATGATATTAATTTGTGTTCTGGAAGACAACAACTATGATGTATTTGCGACGCGAGAATGTGGGGGATGTGTCTGAAATACATCTTGACTGGTAAGCGACCTACACTAAGAGTCAATTGTCCAATCGCGGACCCTTACCATCTCGCAGGGTTACCTCGGTTATTAAGGATAAATATTCGGCAAATATAGTGGGCATTTAATGACCACACCTCATTCGTCCCCAAGAAATTGCTTTCCGCTACCGTAATAACCCCTTATCTCAATGTTGTTCAGGATAGCGTTCCGTGTCCTTCTTGCTCCTTACCTCCTCCTGGATCGACCTACGGGGTCTTCGGTACCTGCAGTGACTTAGATTGAGAAGAAGACAAGAGACAACCTCATTGCAATCAGACACGTTAAACATTCAAAGTCATTCCAACAATCCCTTCCAAAAATACATCGGGTTGCAAGGCCTTGCCTTAACCCATTACCTTACAGAATTAATCACACATGGCTATCGGATCACAAGATGAACTCATTGAAAAAGACATAAAAATGAATGATTGATTTATAGCATGTCTTACAATAGTTGTCGGATGCAATACACGACTACAAGTATGACTAACTTAGAGATAATATGTTGCGGTGATGATGGTGGCGGCAGCTATGGAGATGAGATGGGAAATGACAAAGGCCAGGGTTGGAAGATGGTTCTGGTGATCTCTCGCGTTAAAGAAAGGATTCATTTAGTCATTTCTATGTTTAGGCCATTTTCCTGCGAAAACACATTAAAGAAATGATTTCGCGATCTCTCGCATTCATTAGTCATTATTGGCAATATCAAAGTGATTTTCTCAGAAATTTCGGGATTATCCAGTTCAAATAACAATGTGTTGAGCGCAAAAATATGACTCATCAACCTTCAGTTTCAACAGGGTTGCACCTCACTTGTAGCCTTAGAAACTCCTTCATGTAATCTGAGGCAGTCATATTTCCTTAGCACAATTTTGAAATTGGATAAATAGGACCTGGTCATAATCAAGGGGCAAAAATCACCCTTTTAAAAGACTTTTCATTTGCCGCCAAGTTCTCATATGAGGTCCTCCTCTCAGCCCGCCTTCTTCTTGAAAGCGATGACACCATGCATCGGCTCCTCCTTTCAGCTTGTATGTGACCAAAGGAACTCTACGATCTTCCGAAACCTCAATGACCTCAAAGAAAGTCTCCACTTCATATAACCAATCAAGGCAGCCTTCAATATCAACATTTTCATTAAAACTTGGGATCTCGACTTTCACCTTGTATGTCCCTTGCATATGTAGGGTAGGATACAGATATGTCTCAAACGTATCTttttttattgttcatgctattatattattccttttatatactTTTTGAAGTGATTTATATTATTTTTCTAGACTAACATATTAATTTAGTGTCTAGTGTCAGTTTCATGTTTTCTGCTCATTTTTGGTTTTGCAATCAATCAATATTTATGGAGATCAAAATCACTTgccaatttaatacgattttttgggCAACAAgaaaccctggaagcttcgagAGAGGTCAAGAGGacctgctgttggaaatatgccctaaaggaaaTAATATTGTATGATTATATTTCCATTTTTGTAATTAAATGTTTGTATTTCatgttataactgctatgatcctggaatatgcgattcagcggaaaactcatatgcacgtgtggagttATGTACGGTAAAGAATAGGTTCCCCATCTTGCCTATgagactggctcaagtgttgttagTGCTAATGTTTTCTAGATATTAAGATATTGTTAAGTGTAATGAtattcctaaaacaacattgagaatgTGACGTtagaagaacaatcatattgaatcgacccaatcttgTTTGTTATACTGTGAGATAATGTCGTCTGAAATCAATTGTTATAACACGGAGTGTTAGCTtgtgttttagttcctcagaccatgagagtacTGTGGTCACttcctattggggaacgtagcatgcaatttcaaaaaaattcctacgctcacgcaagatctatctatgagatgcatagcaacgagagggggagagtgtgtccatgtaccctcatagaccgaaagcggaagcgtttgacaacacggttgatgtagtcaaacttcttctagctctaatcaagtaccgaatgtacgacacctctgagttctgcacctgttcagcgcgatgacgtccctcgccttcttgatccagcaaggtgtcgaggaagtagatgagttccgtcagcacgacggcgtggtgatggtgatggtgaagtgattctcgcatggatttgcctaagcaccgcaaaactatgatcggggtgtaaactatggagcggggtgccgcacacggctaacaattgttggtctgtgttctaggcgccccctccccacatatatatacgtgggatggggaggagaggcagccaggggtgCCCTAGGGTTGGCGCCGCACCCTAGGGGCCCTACCTTGCCCTGTGCCCCCCTTTCCATGTATgcatgaaggggaaggaaagagggggtgagggaaggaagtgggaatcctaatccacactttcctttcccttcctcCTTTCCTTCGCCTCCTCCTATAGCCTTATAGGGTGCACTagtcccttgtgggctggtgtgttccttcacaaggtccatatggcccataggattgccaggggtacccgaaacaccttccggtgacccgataagtactcgATACcctctgaaacacttccggtgtccgaataccatcatcctatatacaaatatttacctcttgaccatttcaagactcctcgtcatgtccatgatctcatccaggactctgaataacattcggtcaccaaagcacaaaactcatataatattatatcgtcatcgaacgttaagcgtgcggaccctacgggttcgagaactatgtagacatgaccgagacacttctttggtcaataaccaatagcagaacctggatgctcatattggctcctacatattatacaaggaatttatcggtcaaaccgttatgacaacatacgttattccctttgtccatcggtatgttacttgcccgagattctatcgtcggtatctacatacctagttcaatctcattaccggaaagtatctttactcgttccataatacatcatcccgcaactaactcattagtcactttgcttgcaaggcttcttatgatgtgtattaccgagagggcccagagatacctctccgatactcggagcgacaaatcctaatctcgatctatgccaacccaacaaataccttcggagatacctatagagcatctttataatcacccagttacgttgtgacatttgatagcacacaaggtattcctccggtatccgggagttgcataatcacatagtcgaaggaatatgtatttgacatgaagaaagcaatatcaataaaaccgaacgatcaatgtgctaagctaacggatgggtcttgtccatcacatcattctcctaatgatgtgatcccgttcatcaaatgacaacacatgtctatggttaggacttaggaaacttaaccatctttgattaacgagctagtctagtagaggcttactagggacacggttttttgtctatgtatccacacatgtatgaagttttcggttaatacaactctagcatgaataataaacattttccatgatataaggaaatataaaataacaactttattattgcctctagggaatatttccttcagtctcccaattgcactagagtcaataatctagttcacattgccatgtgttttaacaccaatagttcacatcatcatgtgatcaacacccatagttgacatcgccatgtgaccaacacccaaagggtttactagagtcaataatctagttcacatctgttggggatcgtagcagaaatttaaaattttctacgcatcaccaagatcaatctatggagtaatctagcaatgaggggaaggagagtgcatctacatacccttgtagatcgctaagcggaagcgttgcaagaatgcggatgaaggagtcgtactcgcagcgattt
This window harbors:
- the LOC119354834 gene encoding metal tolerance protein C4-like, translated to MRRPLAAAAALRLRLLSSSSRPLVPSPFPLHHLLRRDDDREDRHPTPPPPPFSPRPLLGSASGAPGLLGLRGWRTLPPAASPPRSTVADAPPVLLTISRSYSLRVAKTKKQTHFDDEHSHRAVNTALWCNFLVFTLKFGVWFSTSSHVMLAELVHSVADFANQALLAYGLRSSRRAPDALHPYGYSKERFVWSLISAVGIFCLGSGATIVNGVQNLWSSQPPENIHYAALVIGGSILIEGASLLVAIKAVKKGAAAEGMSIRDYIWRGHDPTSVAVMTEDGAAVTGLAIAAASLVAVQMTGNPIYDPIGSIIVGNLLGMVAIFLIQRNRHALIGRAIDDHDMQRVLEFLKSDPVVDSLYDCKSEVIGPGFFRFKAEIDFNGVVLVQNYLERTGRGVWAKQFREASLSKDDAELRRVMAEYGEGVVDALGYEVDRLESEIQKIVPGIRHVDIEAHNPDGLSV